The sequence below is a genomic window from Entelurus aequoreus isolate RoL-2023_Sb linkage group LG15, RoL_Eaeq_v1.1, whole genome shotgun sequence.
CAGCCAGAGGCACTCGTTTTTCCGTAGCGCTCCTGCAGCGGCGCTCCAGTCCACCATGGCTGCTCATTCCAGGCTCTCTCGCACAGCCGGCGACCTTCAACACAAAAGGAAGAGGAGGCGCGAAGGGGGCGGCGGCAGGGACGGTGTTAGACACCCCTGGAAAAGCAGACACCACCATCACGTCCCGCCGGTGGTGCTTGTGCAACCCAAATCCTCCATTACGCACCGGACGGCGTTGGGTGCCTTCCAGCTCAGCCCGAACTTTTACCTTCACCACCATCACCTCCAACCGAGCTTTCCGGACAGCAGCGACACCGAGTCCAGCACCTACTCGGACCGGGCCTACCCCGACTCGGATTTTGGTTCCGGTTTCTCCACCAGCAGCAGCTCGgacgaagaggaggaggaggatgaagatgACACCCAGTCTGATAGCACTGAGGTCAGCtcggatgaggaggaggagagctCCTCTCATTCCGACTCCAGCTCCGTTTCCAGCCGGGTTTCGGTCCAGAGTATCCGGTTCAGACGAGCCCGAGTTGCCAAACTCCTTAACCCAATCAAAGCTCCTGTGGTTCTGCAGCCCACTTTTCACTACAACAACCAGCAGCAGCATGGCGGCTCACTACTACAGGACCACGCTGCCTCCACACATGACAAACCATGGGAATTTAGGAATCACTCTACAGGATCTATACCCAAATTCCACTCGGTTCTTTTCACCGAGACCAAATGGGACCAAACAGGTCCAAACAGAACTTTGGATGAACACTTTgataccaagcatgcatcaagcaGGACGTTAGTGTGTCCCATCAACGAGCACAAAGACGACACAGTACGGAGATTCTGCAGCGATGAAAGGGAGGTGAGATCCCCTGGACTAAGACTGCAGAAAATAAAGACCGAGGCGGAGGAGCCCTCTGTGACGGCCTCCCCCGCCCTCGAGAGCGGCTGCAAGGTAGCCAGGACGCCGCCGCTCGGTTTCCATAAAGTGAAATTAAAAGTGGAAGAGAGTTGCGATGAATATGAACGCCAGAGCCAGCCTGCTGCGGTCAAATGCAAAGAAGCACCGTGCAGCTCTGACGCGTCAGTGGAGGGTAGAACCTGCACGGAGAGGAACCCCGGTGAGTCTCCGGCGTCACAAGGGCGGCTAGATTGCAGGGCTCTGGGGAGGAAATCCAAGCTTTCCAGGGCACAATCAAAACACGCCAGGGTGACCAGGActgcctcttcctcctcctcctcctgcggcTCTCAGCCCTGCGAGGACACCTCCATGGAGGATTTACCCAGCCGACGTAAACGCATCGGTGCAATGCCCGCAGCGTGGACCCAAAAACCGCCGTTCAGCCTGATGGCAAACTTCCCGTTTTCGGCGTCGCTGGTTGTTGGCAGCGACGGGGATCTGAGCCCTGCTTACTCCCTCAACTCTCTGAGGGCTGCCGGGCCTCCCCCTCCGTCTCACCCCGTGTGGAGATGGCAGCCAGGCGGACACATTCTCCCTCCCCCACACGCTCAAAGGACCAGGAGATACTGAGCAGgggggaaacacacacacacaaaaatcacACCACCCCCCCTccagaaataaataaattcacattTTAATTACAAACACAGTTGCAGTAAACGCCCACTGTAGACTGTGATGCCTCTCTAGTGGATTGGTATCTTTTTAACTGATACTTTTGTTCCCCTCCGACCTGTTGGATTGTAAACTGTGCCAGGTTGTCTCTGGTTGGTGCTTTTTCTGGAGAAGAACAGCTTTGGTGGAATAAAGAAAACATATATCAGGGTTATTCCATTATGTGCCACCCTTTAGACCATTTCAGCGTTTTACAGACTTATTCAAGTGGGTTTGGTAACGTCTGTCTATCACAGTTAAGCCTTTATTAGATTTGACAGGACTTTATTCTGTTGTGCTAGTTTATTTTTCTCCTTATTGTGTGATCTGTTTTTtgtgaagtgtaaagaaatacaaGATACAGGCCCAGAGACATTACACGCGCCTTATGAAGAGAcaatcaaaacaaacaaaatggccGAAACTCCCGTTTTTTATCTTGGTGTGTTTACAACTAATTTGGACTATATATGTGAAATATAATGATTTTTTTCCGACCTGAAGGCCACAGAGAAACACATGTGTCTCAATTTGCGTACTTTCATACTTAATAATTTGCATTTTTAATGTGTAAGATGCCGATAAATGCAAGTATGAACGCAGCATAGAGCACAGGAAAGCAATACGCACTTTGTTATTGTTTGGGGTCCTGTGTCAGCTTGTAGGAGTTCGTGGCTTGCCTGattaaaatttatttttctttgaCGGAAGGTTAAAGTTATTCTAATATGAGCTAATAGGAGTTTGTGGCTTGCCTGATGGAAATGATTTTTAGATAGGGTTAAAAATGATTATATTTCAAGGTTAAAATCTAATAATAAGGCGTGTCTCTATACTGTGACACCAGACTGTCATTTTGAATTCTGCTATATCACACCAACCACCAACCCGAAAAATATGTTAGCTTTATTTAATAAACACCCTAAATGTAACCTATTGAATGTAGTGACTCCAAGCTGTGTTgtgtatatgcacacacacttcCAACCACCAGGAAACATGTCATGGTGGCTGTTTTAAGGAAATATGTGAGATGTTATAATTCAGGACAAGTGCTTGCTAATTGGCAAGGTTTCTAAGAAAAAAAAGGGGGGTTCCAATTAATGGCGACAAAAGGCCCCCTGGCTGAGAATGATGTCATTCAGATGATTGTATTTAAAATGGGTTTAAAGTGCTTTAAATCAGCCATGCAGTACATGTGTGCTCACCTAAGGGGCCAATTTATAGGAGCCCTATATTTATAGACTGTAAACGGGCTGTTTTAGAGGAGTTGCTATGTGGGAAAAAATACAGGGGGGATTGCACAGTCGAGACAGAGGGTGGTGGCGGGTTGCTGTGTTGCAAGAGCAAAGCTTTCAACCTTTAATCCGCATGTCAAAAGCATAGGCTGCACggtggaggaggaagaggaatagCCTCATGCGCTTGAATCTGTAAGGGGTTGACAATCccttacacacacgcacacccacacgcacgcaaacacacacacacacacacacacacacacacacacacacacacacacacacacacacacacacacacacacacacacacacacacacacacacacacacacacacacacacacacacagggcccACAATGCAAAGCCACAGGGACGTAGATGGTGGTTATGCTCTAAACAGCTCAGTAAACAATGACAATATTCTTCATTCTCAGCTTTTGATACTTTGGGGCATATTTTGGGGGAGATTGAAGTCACTGGTCTCGTTTTTATGAAActgaatatttatttttgtgaaggttttctctctttttttgttgttattgttgtggttaTACATATACACCTTTATGTATGGAACAACTGCACTCAAAATGGAAACTTGAACAGTGGATTTCTATGAAGcactttcctttttttctttctttgttttgttattattaaACATTCAATAAACATGATTGAGTGTGATGACTGATGGATTTGGATTTAATCATAAAAAGGTTTGAAACCAGCTTTATTTCTGGGGTGTTGCTTTATTCACAATTTTGGCATGGTTTTATATACCTATAAGATATATTTATAAACtagtaaaggaaaaatatataccaTGCTTGAATATTAATGATCTGGTTTATAAGCACCTTGCATGTAGTTAACTGTTGAGTTTAGAAGTGCATTGTACAATGGTACTGCAACGTGCTGCAAGGCAACACTCAACAACACTTGCCTTGCAATTACAGGGAGGTCAGTAACATAAAACCATCATTCTCCATAATGAACTGATAATTATGCATATAATGGTGAATTAAAGTGAGGTGCGCACACTTAAACAGCATATGGGTGCAGCACAGCGCCATAAAAGTGAGTAAAAAACATTGACCAGACCTGCTTTACGTGCCATGTTTAACATGATATTCCACTGATGAATGAGGCTctctgcagtgtgtgtgtgcccCAAGAACCCCGCAGACAGCCTTGGCTGGTTGGCCCTGCTTCTACCGCCGCTGCAGGGGCCTGCATGCGAGGGGCCCAACTGAAAGAGTCAAGCGGCTGAATTCCATTGCGGATTGGAAACCAGTAGACTGTAACTCCTATAGAATAACAATAGAATGAGAGAGAAGTGAGCGACTAATCTTTATAGCAGGTTATTGCAAAGATACATTTTATATCAACTGAATGTGGGTCATTTGATCTTTAAGAGAGTTAAAAGCTTGGGAGGAAGTATGTTTAATTCCTCAACTGGAAAGTAGATTATAGTTCACTCGCCAGTCACAAACACATAATATTTTGCTCTACACACTACTGTTGAAAATGGTGATGTGTTGCAAGCACATGAGGGtatttgtgtgcatgtgttttgCAGGCATCAGTACATTTCCGCTTCTCCTCTCatgtgaatgaatgtgtgtgagcaCACAATCATGAAgcgtgaagtgtgtgtgtgtgtgtgtgtgtgtgtactaaactGCACGCGTCCCCCATGACATGCAaaataacctaaaaaaaaaaaaaaaaaggtggattaAAACCATGGACTCAGGGTGACCTCACAAAGCAAACACACAAATACCGAGTGTTTGTGCTGCATGCAAACTTCCACATTATTgtgttattttgtaaaaattggcaataaaacgCAAAATAATGTATGGAATTATTCCATAACCACACCAACAAACTCCTTCTTGTACAAAACaagtgtgaaattatgaaatattTCTGATGTTTGACTAAATGCATATCAGTAAACAAAactatttaatgtgacataactCATAAATATATCTTAATGTACCCAGGGAATTTCaaatactggaaaaaaaatattgacacttaacatgctgtaatgaaacaactggaaatatatcatattatattgtaCATGTAAAGTACACATTGCGCAGTCTGATGACGTAAATTGATAATTTTACCATTTTACCCTCCGTCAAGGGGGGATAACAGGGGAGCCCgcggtggttttttttttacccggcTTCCCCTCGCACAGAGCCGGGGGTCGAATGGCCGCGTTTTGTGTCAAGCTTTGGCATGATTACGACTGTTTATGAATTATTAGACAACATCACATATTTTCAATATAGTCTTCACAAAATATCGACACGTGCCAATATAGTAACACGATTTAAATagcttgtaaacaaacacctATTTTTAATGACTTTCATTGGAATGCTTTGGGGTTTTAAAAGGGCCGAAAGAACACAAGCAGAAAGGAGGGTACTTTTTCCAGGGAGAGGAAGGGGAAAAGCAGCTTGGAGGGCTTCTGCTCCGCGTCATGGGGCTCAACTGCATTTGTTTAGGCTTTTCTGTGCCATAGAAACAAACATCTACTCAAGACATGCGGAGAAGATGTGCAACATTTAATAAAACGACCTGTATGTTTATAGCACGACATTTTTTAGTGAGAGCAGTGTGTTTAAATTGCGATTAAATGCTGCTGTGGCGCTTAAATGGCTCACAACGGCTCCAATATAGCCGAGGTTTTCTCATGAATTATTCATCAGGCGGGACAAGAATAATTTACACACTGTTATACTTAACAATTAAACGCATTACGCACACCGTTAAGTGGCTCGATGCTTgtagtttttaatattttttttgttaaaaaaagaaagaatattACAATACATAATATGGTAATATCATTTATacattttaggttttttttttctgtaaaactaTCAAATATGtcttataaaatgtatttattttttttagttacagAAATACTTTTGACATTTTGGAATAATATTTACAGAATTAACCACACGTTGCTATTGTAACAATTGAGCAACTATTTTTAAATGGCAAAACTACCActgaaaattaagaaaataacTTAAATGCTGCAACAGTTTGACGGTGTGTATTGTTGCTAAATACTGGAATATTAGGCGTTTTCTTGGAACCAATCTTCTAATTAAAGATGTTTGTCAAATGAGGTTCTATTTGGCCTGCAAGTAAATATCTTcttgtgtgttaaaaaaaaaaagacaggtcACTTGAGAGCATTACGTCTAAAGGGGGATTTTGAACACGGCCAAAAGCGGCGGTGACCTTTGGCCCCTGCCTCATTCCAGGGAGTTAGGCCTAGCATGCGTGTGGTG
It includes:
- the skida1 gene encoding SKI/DACH domain-containing protein 1 encodes the protein MGDLECGFEEMQGVRLGYLLIQGKQMFALSQVFTELLKNIPRTTVHKRMDHLNVKKHHCDLDELRKLKAINSIAFHAAKCTLISREDVEALYVSCKTERVLKSGSHKRKAASCEPTDCLASTELLRADAELWQEKVWLSLHGVHEKAARGRREASCDSKLPHFYHKTHGREYRSAAKSTHRHFKNYETAKLQGNRVTFSQRHSFFRSAPAAALQSTMAAHSRLSRTAGDLQHKRKRRREGGGGRDGVRHPWKSRHHHHVPPVVLVQPKSSITHRTALGAFQLSPNFYLHHHHLQPSFPDSSDTESSTYSDRAYPDSDFGSGFSTSSSSDEEEEEDEDDTQSDSTEVSSDEEEESSSHSDSSSVSSRVSVQSIRFRRARVAKLLNPIKAPVVLQPTFHYNNQQQHGGSLLQDHAASTHDKPWEFRNHSTGSIPKFHSVLFTETKWDQTGPNRTLDEHFDTKHASSRTLVCPINEHKDDTVRRFCSDEREVRSPGLRLQKIKTEAEEPSVTASPALESGCKVARTPPLGFHKVKLKVEESCDEYERQSQPAAVKCKEAPCSSDASVEGRTCTERNPGESPASQGRLDCRALGRKSKLSRAQSKHARVTRTASSSSSSCGSQPCEDTSMEDLPSRRKRIGAMPAAWTQKPPFSLMANFPFSASLVVGSDGDLSPAYSLNSLRAAGPPPPSHPVWRWQPGGHILPPPHAQRTRRY